TTTTCTTTTTCTTTCTCAGCTGCAGCTAAGCCACCAACTAATTTTTCTTGCTCCAGTGGAGAAATAACTTTAGCGCCTAAGAAATCTTTTGGATTCATGTTCAAGGATTTTTTCTCTTGGTTCATGAGGTAGAGTTTTGAGGGTAAATAAAATGGTTAACCTTATAAAAATAGGTAAAGGTTTTTATTCAACAAATTTTTTTTTATCGGAGATGGAATGATGTATCCTCTGTAGTGCTTACTGGTAAATAGTTTCAGCCGATAATATTTTACTAACTGTTCCGATGATCTGAAATTTCAACTTTATAATAACTTTATGAATCACTTTATGTACATTTGATAATACCTGTTTTTTGAAGAGACCCGAAGAAGAAATTTAACCCACAATACAGGTTAACCGTTCATACAAGAGACCTTACAAAACATAATCTGAGATGTTATTTAAGCCCACCTATTTCCCATATTATCCGCAGTATGATGCCAAAGACTGCGGCCCTGCGTGTGTCCGGATGATATCAAAGTTTTACGGGAAGGAGTTTTCCATATCTTACTTACGGGAACTTTGTAATATCGGAAAGGAGGGCGTCTCTGTATTAGGCATCAGCAATGCTGCAGATCAACTTGGCTTTAACAGCGTCGCACTAAAGGCCACATTCGCAACACTTGAACATCAGATCCAGGTTCCATTCATTGCACACTGGAAACAAAATCATTTTATAGTTGTATACAAGATCACAAAAAATTATGTCTTTATAGCTGATCCGGATGCCGGCAAACTCAAGCTGAAAAAAGAAGATTTCCTCAGTTCCTGGATCAGCGGAAAGGAAGATGGTGAAGACTTTGGAGTTATCATCGTACTGGAACCTACATCTGCATTTCATGACAGGACTGATGAATCTTCGCAGCCGAGTCACGCGAAAACCGGACTGAGATTCTTATTAAGCCATTTCAGTCAGCATAAAAAAATGCTGATCAATCTCGGAATAGGTGTGATAGTAAGCACGGTGCTGCAGTTAATGTTTCCTTTCCTTACACAAAGTATAGTTGACATTGGCATCGGCAACAGGGATATCAATTATGTATACCTGATACTCTTCGGACAGATAACAATATTTGCCGGAGAGACAGTGATCTCCCTTGTACAAAGCTGGGCACTGTTGTATATAGGCACGCGGGTCAACGTATCTATAATATCAGATTTTCTGAAGAAGCTTATCCGTAAACCGGTGAAATATTTTGATACAAAGATGTCAGGCGACCTGCTGCAGCGTATCGATGATCACAAAAGAATAGAAGAGTTCCTTACAAATGGCACCTTCCGTTTTGTTCTTTCTATCATCAGCTTCTTCGTCTTTACCGGTTTACTTATGTATTACAGCATGATCATCTTCGCTGTATTCATTGGGGGCGGGGCTTTCTTTGTCGGATGGATCTATTATTTCCAGAAGAAGCGAAAGCAACTGGACTATAAGCGCTTTATTGAAATGGCAAACAATAAGGGAAAGCTGGTAGAGATCATCAATGGCATGCAGGAGATAAAGCTGCAGAATGCTGAACGACATAAACGTTGGGAATGGCAATCTATCCAGGCCAGATTGTTCCGTATCAATATAAAATACCTGACCCTTGAACAGTTTCAGCGGGTAGGGGCGCAATCTATTAATACACTCAAGAACATTGCCGCTACGTTCATTTGTACCAGTCTTGTTATCGGTAATAAGATGACACTGGGTGAAATGCTGGCGGTACAATTCATTGTCGGCGAACTGAACGTCCCTCTCGTCAACCTGCTTGAATTTTTAAATGCCTATCAGGATGCGCAGATAAGTATTGAACGTATCGCTGAAATACATCTCTCCGAAGATGCGCCTGCAAAGGCGGCTGGAACCATCGCTGATAATGATGCCTTCAGGGAAAATTCTATTCATATAAAAGACCTCAGTTTCAAGTATGAGGGCACGCACTATTTTAATGTGCTGAGTGGTGTCAACTTCAGCATTCCAAAGGGAAGGGTGACCGCTATTGTTGGATTGAGTGGTAGTGGAAAAACTACGCTCCTTAAACTGCTGCTGAAGTTTTACGAGCCCACCGGTGGGATCATTGCAGTCGGGAACCAGGATCTGGGGCTTGTGGATGAAGATTTCTGGAGAAGCAAATGCGGTGTTGTACTACAAGATGGTTTCATTTTTTCTGACACGATAGCAAAGAATATCGCAGTAGGCTTCGATGAGATCGATAAGAAAAGACTACTGAATGCCGTGAGAATGGCCAACATAAAAGAATTCATTGAGACCCTGCCACTCGGTTATAATACAAAAATCGGAATAGATGGTATGGGCCTGAGCCAGGGCCAGAAACAACGCATCCTTATTGCAAGGGCTATCTACAAGAACCCGCAGTATATCTTTCTTGATGAGGCTACAAATGCCCTTGATGCAAATAATGAGCGCACTATTATAGATAATCTCCAGCAGTTCTTCAAAGATAAGACAGTTGTGGTGGTCGCCCATCGCCTGAGTACCGTAAAAAATGCTGATCAGATCATCGTAATGGAAAAAGGCCGCATCATTGAATCAGGTAACCACAGTGAGCTGATCTCTCTGAAAGGCGCTTATTTCAATCTGGTAAGAAATCAACTGGAACTGGGCGTTTAAACTTAATGTAACTCCTATGGCAATTGAAATGATGGAAGAGAATATCGAAATTAAAGATGGTGCTTCATATGAAGTCCTTGACAGAACTCCGAAATGGCTGATGCGCTGGGGGGTAATGTCTGTTTGTTTGACGCTGTTTGTATTACTGGGACTTGTAGCAATCGTACCTTACCATAGAAGGGTCAATGTTCCTGTACGGATCAGCGGAAGATCTCCTGGCTGGGTGGTTGCGCCGGTAACCGGTAAAGTAGTAAGTAATCGGCTGAAAGGCCGGGAACAGGTCAGCAACGGCGATACAATACTGGTATTGTCTGTGCCTGAGCAGGCCGGCTATACTTATATTACGGCTGCTGAAACAGGATATATCTATTATGTGAATAATGCTCTTTTTGACATTACAAACGTAGTTAAGAACGATACCCTGCTTAAGATCTTGCCGGTATTGAATGATCAGGACAGCCTGATCGCACTCGGCATCGCAGATGAGAAAATGTATAAATTGCTGGCCACCGTTGATAAAAGACCAGAAGTAAAGCTAAGTACTCCCGATGGCAAAAATATTATTATTAAAACGGGTACACTACATTTATCTGAGATACCAAACGCGATAAACGGTCATGTGCTGACTATTGGCGTGAATGGTAATGACCTGAAACAGCTGTCTCCAAATGGAAGGATATACCAGGGCATGGAGAGTAAAGCCACTATTACAATTAAAAGTGGAAGTATGCTGAGATACATGCTCAACCGTGAAAAATGAAGCGGTTGATACGCATACTTGTTAGTTTAACACTAACTACAATTGTCAGTCTGCGAATTACAAAAACTGAAAGGATATCCTGAAATAAACAGTAAACTTGCAGTATATGTATCATGGACTGAACAATAGCACGAAGACGTATTTATGGAGCTCCTTTTAGACATACTCATTCCCTCCGGTGTGAACATTCCTGGTATCTTATTTAAAGTACCCCTATATGAATGGCAGGGTGAAAGTTATGCTCAGGGGCCGCCAGAAGCCAGTTTTGGCACTAATTATAAACTTGTTTATACACAGGTGCATAGTTTTGTGCAACAAAATATTCCTGCCACGTACGCCGCTATTCAGTGGCAGCATGTAAGCGTAAAAGGCCCGGGACTTGATCTATATACCACAAAATTACGGATGGATTTCCCGGATGATGAAGAGCCTGAAGA
The DNA window shown above is from Chitinophaga agri and carries:
- a CDS encoding peptidase domain-containing ABC transporter; translation: MLFKPTYFPYYPQYDAKDCGPACVRMISKFYGKEFSISYLRELCNIGKEGVSVLGISNAADQLGFNSVALKATFATLEHQIQVPFIAHWKQNHFIVVYKITKNYVFIADPDAGKLKLKKEDFLSSWISGKEDGEDFGVIIVLEPTSAFHDRTDESSQPSHAKTGLRFLLSHFSQHKKMLINLGIGVIVSTVLQLMFPFLTQSIVDIGIGNRDINYVYLILFGQITIFAGETVISLVQSWALLYIGTRVNVSIISDFLKKLIRKPVKYFDTKMSGDLLQRIDDHKRIEEFLTNGTFRFVLSIISFFVFTGLLMYYSMIIFAVFIGGGAFFVGWIYYFQKKRKQLDYKRFIEMANNKGKLVEIINGMQEIKLQNAERHKRWEWQSIQARLFRINIKYLTLEQFQRVGAQSINTLKNIAATFICTSLVIGNKMTLGEMLAVQFIVGELNVPLVNLLEFLNAYQDAQISIERIAEIHLSEDAPAKAAGTIADNDAFRENSIHIKDLSFKYEGTHYFNVLSGVNFSIPKGRVTAIVGLSGSGKTTLLKLLLKFYEPTGGIIAVGNQDLGLVDEDFWRSKCGVVLQDGFIFSDTIAKNIAVGFDEIDKKRLLNAVRMANIKEFIETLPLGYNTKIGIDGMGLSQGQKQRILIARAIYKNPQYIFLDEATNALDANNERTIIDNLQQFFKDKTVVVVAHRLSTVKNADQIIVMEKGRIIESGNHSELISLKGAYFNLVRNQLELGV